One Chloroflexota bacterium DNA segment encodes these proteins:
- a CDS encoding DegT/DnrJ/EryC1/StrS family aminotransferase, whose protein sequence is MLALLGGNPVRPDPYPAWPVFDETEVNAVADVVRTGEWGRLGSHRVIAFERAFAAYQGAAYGLAVNSGTSALEMGLEALRLPRGSEVILAPFTFMASATSILNAGLVPVFADIDPETYNLDPACITAAITPRTSAIMAVHFGGLACDMQAILDIAAAHGLRVIEDAAHSHAGTWCDRGLGTIGDVGCFSFQASKNLNSGEGGAVLTDDIDIFSRAIAQHDLWGGGVEQRGGQLGRGSLATGEGWDFTVSAGDRRITPFQATLLQAQLGRLEDQAQRRAANGSYLNDLLDDLDGIGVRRLDEFATRPAHHVYVFRYLPAAFQGLSRERFVEAMNAEGIPVAKGYRQPLHRTALFADVDGALARAWPRGDGTPDIDYGEVSCPHAERLCADETLFLAQSVLLDEEAGMVQIADAIEKVREHAEALIAADGAATPRSDPPSA, encoded by the coding sequence ATGCTTGCCCTCTTGGGCGGAAACCCGGTTCGGCCGGACCCGTATCCGGCGTGGCCGGTCTTCGACGAGACCGAGGTCAACGCCGTGGCGGACGTGGTGCGCACCGGCGAATGGGGGCGCCTGGGCAGCCATCGCGTGATCGCCTTCGAGCGCGCGTTCGCCGCCTACCAGGGCGCGGCCTACGGCCTGGCGGTCAACAGCGGCACCAGCGCCCTCGAAATGGGGCTCGAAGCGTTGCGGCTCCCGCGGGGCTCCGAGGTCATCCTCGCGCCGTTCACGTTCATGGCCAGCGCCACCTCGATCCTCAACGCGGGATTGGTGCCGGTCTTCGCCGATATCGACCCGGAGACCTACAACCTGGACCCAGCCTGCATCACGGCGGCGATCACTCCGCGCACCTCGGCAATCATGGCGGTGCACTTCGGCGGGTTGGCCTGTGACATGCAGGCCATTCTCGACATCGCGGCGGCGCACGGATTACGCGTCATCGAGGACGCGGCGCACTCACACGCCGGCACCTGGTGCGATCGGGGCCTGGGGACCATCGGCGACGTGGGGTGCTTCAGCTTTCAGGCCAGCAAGAACCTCAACTCCGGCGAGGGCGGCGCGGTGCTCACCGATGACATCGACATCTTCTCGCGCGCCATCGCCCAGCATGACCTGTGGGGCGGCGGCGTCGAGCAGCGCGGCGGACAGCTCGGACGCGGCAGCCTGGCCACCGGGGAAGGCTGGGACTTCACCGTGTCGGCGGGCGATCGCCGCATCACGCCATTCCAGGCCACGCTGCTCCAGGCGCAACTTGGACGGCTGGAAGATCAGGCGCAGCGGCGCGCGGCCAACGGCAGCTACCTCAACGATCTGCTGGACGACCTTGACGGCATCGGGGTGCGCCGTCTGGACGAATTCGCTACACGTCCGGCGCACCACGTGTATGTCTTCCGTTACCTCCCCGCGGCCTTCCAGGGTCTGAGCCGCGAGCGCTTTGTCGAGGCCATGAACGCGGAGGGCATCCCGGTCGCCAAGGGCTACCGGCAGCCCCTGCATCGCACGGCGCTTTTCGCCGACGTCGACGGCGCCCTGGCGCGGGCCTGGCCGCGCGGCGACGGCACGCCCGACATCGACTACGGCGAGGTCTCGTGCCCGCACGCCGAGCGACTCTGCGCCGACGAGACGCTGTTTTTGGCGCAGAGCGTCTTGCTCGATGAAGAGGCCGGCATGGTGCAGATCGCCGATGCCATCGAGAAGGTCCGCGAGCACGCGGAGGCGCTCATCGCGGCCGACGGCGCCGCTACGCCACGAAGCGATCCGCCCAGCGCATAA
- a CDS encoding alpha/beta fold hydrolase encodes MTTGAADLFQPTAGEEVVRVGPLRALRWLPTDLRAPSRFLLIHGLWGGAHMWRRMGPYLAAQGYATYAVWLRHHHPGADHRSLHGVGVREIAADVIEAAREIGGPILVGHSAGGLIAQVAAAGWEAPGLSLMSSAGPLGIISLHRGWDTLRAVPKFVGHPLRSEPSRPDAAYMRRIFFNRLEASEAEALITHLVPEPRRFVRQVAFWPPHVPRSAIRCPVLVASGSEDVGMIPWVTRRLGARYRVLPMIYPGRAHMLQLEPAWEDVANDLMRWADRFVA; translated from the coding sequence TTGACGACCGGCGCGGCGGACCTCTTTCAGCCGACAGCTGGCGAGGAAGTGGTCCGCGTTGGACCGCTGCGGGCATTGCGGTGGCTGCCGACGGACCTTCGCGCACCCTCGCGGTTCCTGCTGATTCACGGTCTTTGGGGCGGGGCGCACATGTGGCGGCGGATGGGGCCGTACCTGGCAGCGCAGGGATACGCCACCTATGCCGTGTGGCTGCGGCATCACCACCCGGGCGCCGACCATCGATCGCTTCACGGCGTGGGCGTCCGGGAAATCGCCGCCGACGTGATCGAGGCGGCGCGCGAAATCGGGGGGCCAATCCTCGTCGGACACAGCGCCGGCGGGCTGATCGCCCAGGTTGCCGCCGCGGGGTGGGAAGCGCCCGGTCTCAGCCTTATGTCAAGCGCTGGCCCGCTGGGCATCATCTCGCTGCATCGAGGCTGGGACACGTTGCGAGCAGTGCCCAAGTTTGTCGGTCACCCGCTCCGCAGCGAGCCGTCGCGACCCGATGCCGCCTACATGCGCCGCATATTCTTCAACCGCCTGGAGGCGTCCGAAGCCGAGGCTTTGATCACACATCTGGTGCCGGAGCCGCGGCGATTCGTGCGCCAGGTCGCGTTTTGGCCGCCCCATGTGCCGCGGTCGGCCATTCGCTGTCCAGTCCTCGTCGCGTCGGGATCAGAGGATGTGGGCATGATTCCGTGGGTGACGCGGCGCCTGGGCGCGCGCTATCGCGTGCTGCCGATGATCTATCCCGGTCGGGCGCACATGCTCCAGCTCGAACCGGCCTGGGAGGACGTGGCCAACGACCTTATGCGCTGGGCGGATCGCTTCGTGGCGTAG
- a CDS encoding aminotransferase class I/II-fold pyridoxal phosphate-dependent enzyme, whose protein sequence is MAPYRIELRSDTQTVPTPDMREAMAVAEVADEQWGEDPTVLELERTSADMFGREAAVFVPSGTMGNLTSMLALTGRGDTVIVDGLSHMVGENGNYAVVAGCTLLPVETEGVLDADMVRERLDSATIPPARPALIWTENTHNVRGGVSWGPEVMQGIVELAAERSMRVHVDGARIFDAAVDQGVSVEELTAGADTVQFCLSKGLGAPFGSMVVGSAETIERVARYKKMLGGAMRQAGVMAAAGLIALRDGPARLAADHANAQRLGELLANIPGLDLIYPVATNMVFVRVDPELLDQRRFVDGARAQGLGVADIRPGHRLRFVTHHQVDAQAIEEAGQILRDAAEAAALRTPAGAIG, encoded by the coding sequence GTGGCCCCCTACCGCATCGAGCTCCGCAGCGATACGCAGACCGTTCCCACGCCCGACATGCGCGAGGCCATGGCCGTGGCCGAGGTGGCGGATGAGCAGTGGGGCGAAGACCCCACCGTGTTGGAATTGGAGCGCACGTCCGCCGACATGTTCGGCCGCGAGGCGGCGGTCTTCGTGCCCAGCGGCACGATGGGCAACCTGACCAGCATGCTCGCGCTGACCGGGCGCGGGGACACCGTGATCGTGGACGGGCTGTCGCACATGGTGGGCGAGAACGGCAACTACGCGGTCGTCGCGGGCTGCACGCTGCTGCCGGTCGAAACCGAAGGCGTGCTTGACGCGGACATGGTGCGCGAGCGGTTGGACTCCGCGACCATTCCGCCGGCCCGGCCCGCGCTGATCTGGACGGAGAACACCCACAACGTGCGCGGGGGCGTGTCGTGGGGACCGGAGGTCATGCAGGGCATCGTTGAGCTCGCCGCCGAACGGAGCATGCGCGTCCATGTGGACGGTGCACGAATCTTCGACGCCGCCGTCGATCAGGGCGTTTCCGTTGAGGAGCTGACCGCCGGCGCTGACACCGTCCAGTTCTGTCTTTCCAAGGGCCTCGGGGCGCCGTTCGGATCGATGGTGGTGGGTTCCGCAGAGACGATCGAGCGCGTGGCGCGCTACAAGAAGATGTTGGGCGGCGCCATGCGGCAGGCCGGTGTGATGGCCGCGGCCGGTTTGATCGCGCTGCGGGACGGTCCCGCGCGACTGGCGGCCGACCATGCCAACGCGCAGCGATTGGGCGAATTGCTGGCCAATATCCCCGGATTGGACCTGATCTACCCGGTGGCGACCAACATGGTCTTCGTGCGGGTCGATCCGGAATTGCTCGATCAGCGGCGATTCGTTGACGGGGCGCGCGCGCAAGGGCTGGGCGTCGCCGACATACGACCGGGGCATCGGCTGCGCTTCGTCACGCATCACCAGGTCGACGCCCAGGCGATCGAGGAGGCCGGGCAGATCTTGCGCGACGCGGCCGAGGCTGCCGCCCTACGTACGCCAGCCGGCGCTATCGGTTGA
- the dnaX gene encoding DNA polymerase III subunit gamma/tau: MTDSATPAFQALYNRYRPQRFGELVGQPHVVRILQNALAHNRLSHAYLFSGERGTGKTTAARLLAKAVNCREGVQPEPCAACDHCRDIAAGTFVDLLEMDAASHSSVDDVRLLREQTQFAPAGGRYKVYIIDEIHQLSASAKDALLKTLEEPPTRTLFVLATTEPHRVPLTIRSRCQHLTFRRIGTVELIDQLRSVAAAEGTSVDEMALAVLARSAGGSLRDAISLLDQALAFAQETVTLDDVNGMLGLTGRAAVLALVEAIAAGDAAAGLGAIEQAMADGNSPGTLRAQVVDLLRDVLLLSAGAAEAGHVRDDPEIAALARRISIGQVVQALEVFAEPEPPSREVGDPILDLELAFARAVLRVHGDAVATAQPPPAPTRPASPPKQTQAEVTPTAAATLDELTVETIKSRASEWIGVVREASRMLAPYAEQGEVLALTGDVVTIGYRSQLLLDQVDRPQARQLMAEALTRTFGTSLRVRNRLEREAAAPRPTSPRSPASNDPVVRVAMRDYGAQPLDVERTEGA; encoded by the coding sequence ATGACCGATTCGGCGACGCCCGCCTTTCAAGCGCTCTACAACCGCTATCGGCCGCAGCGGTTTGGCGAGCTTGTGGGTCAGCCGCACGTGGTGCGGATATTGCAAAACGCGCTGGCGCACAACCGGCTGAGCCACGCCTACCTTTTCTCGGGAGAGCGCGGCACCGGCAAGACCACCGCCGCGCGCCTGCTGGCGAAGGCGGTCAATTGCCGCGAAGGCGTGCAGCCCGAGCCCTGCGCCGCGTGCGACCACTGCCGCGACATTGCCGCCGGCACATTCGTCGATCTGTTGGAGATGGACGCGGCGTCGCACAGCAGCGTCGACGACGTGCGGCTGCTGCGTGAGCAAACCCAGTTCGCGCCCGCCGGCGGGCGTTACAAGGTCTACATCATCGACGAGATCCACCAGCTGTCGGCCTCGGCGAAAGACGCGTTGCTGAAGACTCTGGAAGAACCGCCGACCCGCACGCTGTTCGTGCTGGCTACCACCGAGCCCCATCGAGTTCCGCTCACCATTCGCTCGCGCTGCCAGCATCTGACGTTTCGCCGCATCGGCACGGTGGAACTCATCGATCAGCTCCGCAGCGTGGCCGCCGCCGAGGGAACCTCGGTCGATGAGATGGCGCTTGCCGTGCTGGCCCGCAGCGCCGGCGGCAGCTTGCGCGACGCGATCTCATTGCTCGACCAGGCGCTGGCCTTTGCCCAGGAGACCGTGACGCTGGACGACGTGAACGGCATGCTTGGGCTCACCGGTCGGGCGGCGGTGCTGGCGCTGGTGGAGGCCATTGCCGCGGGCGATGCGGCGGCGGGCCTGGGCGCCATCGAGCAGGCCATGGCCGACGGCAACAGCCCGGGCACGCTGCGGGCGCAGGTCGTCGATCTGCTGCGCGACGTGCTCTTGCTCAGCGCGGGCGCGGCCGAGGCCGGCCACGTGCGCGACGATCCGGAAATCGCGGCACTCGCCCGCCGCATCTCCATCGGCCAAGTCGTGCAGGCGCTCGAGGTCTTCGCGGAGCCCGAGCCACCCTCGCGAGAGGTCGGCGATCCCATTCTCGATCTCGAGCTGGCGTTCGCCCGTGCCGTCTTGCGGGTGCACGGCGACGCCGTGGCGACTGCCCAGCCGCCGCCGGCGCCCACCAGACCTGCGTCGCCGCCCAAGCAGACCCAAGCCGAGGTCACCCCCACGGCTGCCGCTACCTTGGACGAGCTGACGGTCGAGACGATCAAGTCGCGCGCGTCGGAGTGGATTGGAGTCGTGCGAGAGGCCTCGCGCATGCTGGCGCCATACGCGGAGCAGGGCGAGGTGCTGGCCCTGACGGGCGACGTGGTCACCATCGGCTATCGGAGCCAGCTTCTCTTGGACCAGGTGGATCGGCCGCAGGCCCGGCAATTGATGGCCGAGGCGCTCACGCGGACCTTCGGCACGTCTCTGCGCGTGCGCAATCGTCTCGAGCGTGAGGCCGCCGCTCCGCGGCCGACATCCCCCAGGTCGCCGGCCAGCAACGATCCGGTCGTGCGTGTGGCAATGAGGGACTATGGGGCTCAGCCACTTGACGTTGAGCGCACCGAAGGAGCCTAG
- a CDS encoding YbaB/EbfC family nucleoid-associated protein produces MKMMRQLQRQMEKAQEELRAATLEVTSGGGAVTVVITGDQHIESIAIDPAAIDPDDPELLGDLVTAAVNEAVDQSQELAKRKLGGLTGGLGIPGL; encoded by the coding sequence ATGAAGATGATGCGGCAGCTGCAGCGACAGATGGAGAAGGCGCAGGAGGAGTTGCGCGCCGCCACGCTGGAGGTCACGTCCGGCGGCGGCGCGGTGACGGTCGTCATCACGGGCGACCAGCACATCGAGTCGATCGCCATCGATCCCGCGGCCATCGATCCGGACGATCCCGAGTTGCTTGGGGACCTGGTGACCGCCGCGGTGAATGAGGCCGTCGACCAGTCGCAGGAACTGGCCAAGCGTAAGCTCGGAGGCTTGACCGGCGGGCTCGGCATTCCCGGGCTGTAG
- the recR gene encoding recombination mediator RecR, with the protein MPDPIPRPITRLIEEFGRLPTIGPKTAQRLAFFLLRAPAAQVAALGAAVTGLREHVVTCARCGNYADQDPCSICCDPARDQQLLCVVEDPLDLLAIERSGGFNGVYHVLHGVIAPLDGVGPDELNLSALAERVRREGLREVIVATNASIEGDATAAYINGILETDSLVVSRLARGLARGGDIEYVDAATIAMALEGRSRVADDWPSGV; encoded by the coding sequence GTGCCGGACCCGATCCCGCGGCCGATCACGCGTCTGATCGAGGAGTTTGGCCGGCTGCCCACCATCGGGCCGAAGACGGCCCAGCGTCTGGCCTTCTTCCTGCTGCGCGCGCCCGCGGCGCAGGTGGCGGCGCTGGGCGCCGCGGTGACCGGCCTGCGCGAGCACGTGGTCACTTGTGCGCGGTGCGGGAACTATGCCGACCAGGACCCCTGCTCGATCTGTTGCGACCCCGCGCGCGATCAGCAGCTCCTCTGCGTGGTGGAGGACCCGCTCGATCTGCTCGCCATCGAGCGCTCGGGCGGATTCAACGGCGTGTATCACGTGCTGCACGGGGTGATCGCGCCGCTGGACGGCGTGGGACCCGATGAGCTCAACCTCTCCGCCCTGGCCGAGCGCGTGCGGCGCGAGGGGCTGCGTGAGGTGATCGTCGCGACGAACGCCAGCATCGAAGGGGACGCCACCGCGGCCTACATCAACGGCATCTTGGAAACGGATTCGCTCGTCGTCAGCCGGCTCGCGCGGGGCCTCGCCCGCGGCGGCGACATCGAGTACGTCGACGCCGCCACCATCGCCATGGCGCTGGAGGGTCGCAGCCGGGTCGCCGACGATTGGCCCAGTGGCGTCTGA
- a CDS encoding MBL fold metallo-hydrolase yields the protein MASEPTTRLRWLGHACFLLCSPAGVRVLIDPLNDALGYPVPALPNIDLVLLSHEHADHANVGLAPGRPKVVRGASADLWHAGEVELGDVTATVIAGAYHDQEQGAARGRTALLSVAAGGVRLLHLGDLGHVLDANLIAQTRGHDVVCIPVGGHFTLDGAGAAEVVDQIDPRVAIPMHYRPSGREFPFPIATLEASGFLAGRTVRRVEASELDLEPDLLPEELEVMALAPPALPARA from the coding sequence GTGGCGTCTGAGCCCACGACCCGGCTTCGGTGGTTGGGACACGCGTGCTTTCTGCTGTGCAGCCCGGCCGGCGTCCGCGTTCTGATCGATCCGCTCAACGACGCCCTGGGCTATCCCGTTCCGGCGCTGCCGAACATTGACCTGGTGCTGCTCAGTCACGAGCACGCCGATCACGCCAACGTGGGGTTGGCGCCCGGGCGTCCCAAAGTCGTCCGAGGCGCGAGCGCCGACCTGTGGCACGCGGGCGAGGTTGAACTCGGGGACGTGACGGCGACGGTGATCGCCGGCGCCTATCACGACCAGGAGCAGGGAGCCGCGCGGGGTCGCACGGCGCTGCTGTCAGTGGCCGCGGGCGGTGTCCGACTCCTGCATCTGGGGGATCTTGGGCACGTCCTGGACGCCAATCTCATCGCGCAGACCAGGGGCCACGACGTTGTCTGCATTCCCGTCGGCGGTCATTTCACGCTGGACGGGGCCGGGGCGGCGGAGGTCGTCGACCAGATCGACCCGCGGGTCGCCATTCCCATGCACTATCGCCCGTCGGGCCGTGAGTTCCCATTTCCGATCGCCACGCTCGAAGCCAGCGGCTTCCTGGCCGGTCGCACCGTGCGCCGCGTGGAGGCGTCCGAACTCGATCTCGAGCCGGACCTGCTGCCCGAAGAGCTCGAGGTCATGGCCCTGGCGCCGCCGGCTCTTCCAGCGCGCGCGTGA
- a CDS encoding alpha/beta fold hydrolase — MPLIAAILAGVALLWAAVTAHTAWRLTHPPRGWRPHDWQPSDLPLQATTIQAEDGVPVRVWVAPQANAPATVICVHGWGTNHTEMEWRAGRLHRAGYSVVLFDFRACGESGGRMCSAGVHEMRDLRAVVDLAANDPSLDGAPIVILANSMGAAVAITVAASEPRIRAIASDAAYASLESATAWGFRTFTGLPPWPFKRGVTWLVERMTGARMRDLAVIESIGSLSPRPVLIAHGTDDPLVSPHDAEALYARAGEPKELWRVPDAGHVVAEFVEPEVYDGRVTGLFTRALEEPAAPGP; from the coding sequence ATGCCGCTGATCGCAGCCATCCTCGCCGGGGTGGCGCTGCTCTGGGCCGCGGTAACCGCCCACACCGCCTGGCGCCTGACCCATCCCCCGCGCGGCTGGCGCCCGCACGATTGGCAGCCGTCCGACCTGCCGCTCCAGGCCACGACGATCCAGGCCGAGGACGGCGTGCCCGTCCGTGTCTGGGTGGCGCCGCAAGCCAACGCTCCGGCGACCGTGATCTGCGTGCACGGCTGGGGCACCAACCACACCGAAATGGAGTGGCGGGCCGGTCGACTGCACCGCGCCGGCTACTCGGTGGTGCTGTTTGACTTTCGCGCCTGCGGCGAGTCGGGAGGCCGCATGTGCAGCGCCGGCGTGCACGAAATGCGCGACCTGCGGGCCGTCGTTGACCTGGCAGCCAATGACCCGTCGCTCGACGGCGCCCCCATCGTCATCCTGGCGAACTCCATGGGCGCGGCGGTGGCGATCACCGTGGCCGCGAGCGAGCCTAGAATCCGGGCCATCGCCAGCGACGCCGCCTATGCCTCCCTGGAAAGCGCCACCGCCTGGGGATTCCGGACCTTCACCGGCCTGCCGCCGTGGCCGTTCAAGCGCGGCGTCACCTGGCTCGTGGAGCGCATGACCGGGGCGCGGATGCGCGATCTGGCGGTGATCGAGTCGATTGGCAGTCTGAGTCCGCGCCCGGTGCTGATCGCGCATGGCACGGACGACCCGCTAGTTTCGCCCCACGACGCCGAGGCTCTTTACGCGCGCGCGGGCGAGCCCAAGGAGCTCTGGCGAGTGCCGGACGCGGGCCACGTCGTGGCGGAATTCGTCGAACCCGAGGTCTACGACGGGCGGGTCACCGGCCTGTTCACGCGCGCGCTGGAAGAGCCGGCGGCGCCAGGGCCATGA
- the trpA gene encoding tryptophan synthase subunit alpha has protein sequence MSRISAAFSDAAADGRLVIAPYVALGYPDMPTSVELARAYLDAGANMLELGVPFSDPIADGPTIQRATQRALVEGATLAGCIEAAAAIRAATGAPLVLMGYANPFMQWGYEDLARDLQGAGVDGLIVPDLLPDDNEELAQACAAHDLDVISLLAPTTPSERIGRVAERGSGFLYCVSLTGVTGRREDLQTGLTPFLRRVGESTTLPRAVGFGISTPAHVQALCGQAEAAIMASALIDIFDAAPPAAAVSRAAAQVGAMVDAARCR, from the coding sequence TTGAGCCGCATCTCCGCCGCGTTCAGCGACGCGGCCGCCGACGGCCGGCTCGTGATCGCCCCATACGTGGCGCTGGGCTATCCGGACATGCCGACCTCGGTGGAGTTGGCCCGGGCTTACCTCGACGCGGGCGCGAACATGCTGGAGCTTGGCGTCCCGTTCAGCGACCCGATCGCCGACGGGCCGACCATCCAGCGAGCGACCCAGCGCGCGCTGGTGGAGGGCGCCACCCTCGCCGGCTGCATCGAGGCCGCCGCCGCCATTCGAGCCGCCACCGGCGCGCCGCTGGTGCTGATGGGGTATGCGAACCCGTTCATGCAGTGGGGCTACGAGGATTTGGCCCGCGACCTGCAGGGCGCCGGAGTCGACGGCCTGATCGTTCCCGACCTGCTGCCGGACGATAACGAGGAGTTGGCGCAGGCGTGCGCCGCCCACGACCTCGACGTGATTTCGCTGCTGGCGCCGACGACGCCGAGCGAGCGAATCGGCCGCGTGGCCGAGCGCGGAAGCGGCTTCCTCTACTGCGTGAGCCTCACGGGCGTGACGGGCCGGCGCGAAGACCTGCAAACCGGCCTCACGCCCTTCCTCCGACGGGTCGGGGAGTCCACCACGCTGCCTCGTGCAGTCGGCTTTGGCATTTCGACCCCGGCGCACGTACAGGCCCTCTGCGGACAGGCGGAAGCGGCGATCATGGCCAGCGCGCTGATCGACATCTTCGACGCCGCGCCGCCCGCCGCGGCGGTGAGCCGGGCGGCCGCCCAGGTCGGCGCCATGGTGGACGCCGCACGATGCCGCTGA
- the trpB gene encoding tryptophan synthase subunit beta, with amino-acid sequence MTTAARASTPDAAGYFGPWGGRYVPETLVPALEELERAFMRLRHDSAFQSELERLLRHYAGRPTPIYEARRLQKELGGARVWLKREDLAHTGAHKINNALGQALLAVRSGKRRVIAETGAGQHGVATATVCAMFGLECVVYMGEEDVHRQALNVVRMRMLGAEVVPVTSGSQTLKDAINEALRDWVTHVETTFYLFGSATGPHPYPLIVREFQKVIGIEARAQMLEQAGRLPDTVVACVNGGSNAIGIFHPFVDDPVGLVGVEAGGTGPAETAATLEAGTPGILHGAISYLLQDEDGQIAPTHSIAAGLDYPGVGPEHAYLQDTGRATYVSVTDEQALDALQTLARLEGIIPALESAHAMAHAIELAPTLPADASILVNLSGRGDKDMDTVVSALGATG; translated from the coding sequence GTGACGACCGCCGCGCGCGCATCGACACCTGACGCCGCGGGCTACTTCGGGCCGTGGGGCGGCCGCTACGTGCCGGAAACCTTGGTGCCGGCGCTCGAAGAGTTGGAGCGCGCCTTCATGCGGCTGCGCCACGACTCCGCGTTTCAGTCCGAGCTGGAGCGCCTGCTCCGCCACTACGCCGGTCGGCCCACGCCGATCTACGAAGCGCGCCGGCTGCAAAAGGAGTTAGGCGGCGCTCGGGTTTGGCTCAAGCGCGAAGATTTGGCGCACACCGGCGCGCACAAGATCAACAACGCGCTCGGCCAGGCGCTGCTGGCGGTGCGCAGCGGCAAGCGGCGCGTCATCGCCGAGACCGGCGCCGGCCAGCACGGTGTGGCCACCGCGACGGTCTGCGCCATGTTCGGCCTGGAATGCGTGGTCTACATGGGCGAAGAGGACGTCCACCGCCAGGCGCTCAACGTCGTGCGCATGCGCATGCTCGGGGCCGAGGTGGTGCCGGTGACGTCCGGCAGTCAAACCCTGAAAGACGCCATCAATGAAGCCTTGCGCGATTGGGTGACCCACGTGGAGACGACGTTCTATCTCTTTGGCTCGGCCACCGGGCCCCATCCTTACCCGCTGATCGTCCGGGAATTCCAGAAAGTCATCGGCATCGAGGCGCGCGCGCAGATGCTCGAGCAGGCCGGTCGCCTGCCGGACACGGTGGTCGCCTGCGTCAACGGCGGCAGCAATGCCATCGGCATCTTTCACCCGTTCGTCGACGACCCGGTCGGACTGGTCGGCGTGGAAGCGGGCGGCACGGGTCCGGCGGAGACCGCCGCCACGTTGGAAGCCGGCACTCCCGGCATCCTGCACGGGGCGATCAGCTACCTGCTGCAAGACGAAGACGGCCAGATTGCTCCCACGCACAGCATCGCCGCCGGACTGGACTATCCGGGCGTGGGGCCTGAGCACGCCTATCTCCAGGACACCGGTCGCGCCACCTACGTCTCGGTGACCGACGAACAAGCCCTGGATGCACTGCAGACCCTGGCGCGTCTGGAGGGCATCATTCCCGCGCTGGAATCCGCGCACGCCATGGCCCACGCCATCGAGCTGGCGCCAACGCTGCCGGCCGACGCGTCGATCCTGGTGAACCTGTCGGGCCGAGGCGACAAGGACATGGACACCGTTGTCAGCGCTCTCGGAGCCACCGGTTGA
- a CDS encoding phosphoribosylanthranilate isomerase: MLVKICALLRPDDAAAAAAAGADMLGVIFAPSWRRRTVAEAQRIFDAAPAGPERVGVFVDAPLAEVEEVARACHLDRIQLGGGEDPDYCAALGSRAVKTLRLPRDEAIVADFDVDLFHFDTAHATRAGGTGESWDYATAQSLTREHPVLLAGGLTPDNVATAIAAARPFGVDVASGVETDRAKDPDKIEAFVQRARAAFAALETAA; encoded by the coding sequence GTGCTGGTCAAGATTTGCGCGCTGCTGAGACCCGACGACGCGGCGGCCGCGGCCGCCGCGGGGGCCGACATGCTGGGCGTGATCTTCGCGCCCTCCTGGCGCCGGCGGACCGTGGCCGAGGCGCAGCGCATCTTCGATGCGGCGCCGGCCGGTCCCGAGCGCGTGGGCGTATTTGTCGATGCGCCGCTGGCGGAGGTCGAGGAGGTTGCCCGGGCGTGCCATCTGGACCGAATCCAGCTTGGCGGCGGCGAAGACCCGGACTATTGCGCCGCCTTGGGATCGCGGGCAGTCAAGACTCTGCGGCTGCCGCGCGACGAGGCCATCGTGGCCGATTTCGACGTAGATCTCTTCCACTTCGACACCGCCCACGCCACGCGAGCCGGCGGCACGGGCGAGTCGTGGGACTACGCCACGGCACAGTCCTTGACGCGGGAGCATCCGGTGCTGCTGGCCGGAGGGCTCACACCGGACAACGTGGCGACCGCCATCGCCGCCGCGCGGCCGTTTGGCGTGGACGTCGCCAGCGGCGTCGAGACCGATCGCGCCAAGGACCCGGACAAGATCGAAGCGTTCGTTCAGCGCGCGCGCGCGGCTTTCGCGGCGCTGGAAACCGCCGCCTAG